One genomic region from Drosophila subpulchrella strain 33 F10 #4 breed RU33 chromosome 2R, RU_Dsub_v1.1 Primary Assembly, whole genome shotgun sequence encodes:
- the LOC119549059 gene encoding NSFL1 cofactor p47 yields MAARGDLIAQFIEITGTDENVARFYLSSCDWDIEHALGNYWSTQADLPVPVPSVGHADNPKPKPTSSSGTGASAAAPAVAGATKSADAATATAASSSAASVDIAPAASKAKPKFATLSDMSKEPSSDDDQQAFYAGGSDRSGQQVLGPPKRKNFREQLTDMMRSAQEQNIAEVGPSTSSGGGGSGGPSGAVWGQGMRLGMTDNDHTAVGTNKPAQGGENKPVVVLKLWSQGFSIDGGELRHYDDPQNKEFLETVMRGEIPQELLEMGRMVNVDVEDHRHEDFKRQAAPQTFKGSGQKLGSPVANVVTEAPTVPVALSPVETANQEASARDAINLNSEAPSTTLQIRLADGSRLAAQFNLTHTVSDIRRFIQTARPQYSTSNFILVSSFPTRELSDDNSTIEKAGLKNAALMQRLK; encoded by the exons ATGGCCGCGCGCGGCGATTTGATTGCACAATTCATAGAAATCACCGGAACCGACGAGAATGTGGCCAGGTTCTACCTGTCCAGCTGCGACTGGGACATAGAG CACGCTCTGGGCAACTACTGGAGCACCCAGGCGGATTTGCCGGTTCCGGTGCCATCGGTGGGCCACGCGGACAACCCGAAACCAAAGCCGACATCGAGTAGTGGAACGGGAGCAAGTGCAGCAGCTCCCGCCGTCGCTGGGGCAACCAAAAGCGCAGACGCTGCCACCGCCACCGCCGCTTCCTCATCAGCAGCTTCGGTAGACATTGCACCCGCTGCGTCAAAGGCCAAGCCAAA ATTCGCCACCCTTAGCGACATGTCCAAGGAACCATCGAGCGACGACGACCAGCAGGCATTCTATGCCGGCGGCTCGGACCGCTCCGGTCAACAGGTCCTGGGCCCACCGAAGCGCAAGAATTTCCGCGAACAGCTCACCGACATGATGCGTTCTGCGCAGGAGCAGAACATCGCGGAGGTGGGCCCCTCCAccagcagcggcggcggtggcAGTGGAGGACCCAGTGGTGCTGTCTGGGGCCAGGGCATGCGGCTGGGCATGACAGATAATGATCACACGGCTGTCGGCACCAATAAACCGGCACAGGGAGGTGAAAACAAACCGGTGGTGGTGCTGAAGCTCTGGAGCCAGGGCTTCTCCATCGATGGCGGCGAGCTGCGTCACTATGACGATCCGCAGAACAAGGAGTTCCTAGAGACAGTCATGCGCGG AGAAATCCCGCAAGAGCTGCTGGAAATGGGCCGCATGGTCAATGTGGACGTAGAGGACCACCGACACGAGGACTTCAAGCGCCAGGCAGCTCCGCAGACATTCAAGGGATCCGGCCAGAAGCTGGGCAGTCCCGTGGCCAATGTGGTCACCGAAGCTCCAACAGTTCCAGTGGCACTGTCGCCCGTCGAGACAGCCAACCAGGAGGCCAGTGCCCGCGATGCCATCAACTTGAATTCCGAAGCACCGTCCACCACGCTGCAGATTCGTCTGGCGGATGGCTCGCGTCTAGCTGCGCAGTTTAATCTGACGCACACCGTCTCCGACATTCGTCGCTTCATTCAAAC GGCACGCCCTCAGTACTCAACCAGTAACTTTATCCTGGTGTCCTCGTTTCCCACTCGCGAACTGAGCGATGATAATTCCACCATCGAGAAGGCTGGCCTCAAGAATGCTGCTCTCATGCAGCGCCTCAAGTAA
- the LOC119549058 gene encoding uncharacterized protein LOC119549058 yields MRKYQQLVLLLISCLSVGILLMYKTENNRLKYVLKYVNFFGRNDAAVLRRLENGTKEDGPQAVLWRPLPVWQMIGDSFHAYSAYWMRNELVAGGEAHVLVVGKKGAVVDFRCTLDLQGGRSVQGKFRFQRDSIESLVDDKSSNFTSYHFFCQVSRDFGQPGSVSFTDITTTTRSPVKLRLRNLKPAGKKSDSKQVAAVPSRLPATICVDLVGFNMTSRFARSENALLQFFLFHQAIGIDNFLVYNYDELPEEVIHLLDRTNINLYGLPFNFPFRQTNGTQSRIHQLLLTDCLLRNVNHASFTLLLRPNELFFPNSRFSVDQAKGSLQQQLRHFSSETSRFELATMSVCYDERKKLLPDNVQYDPERRSAYKSLLNRLEQPPAQLLASTAEVELSLSTGFVHRYVDCDHVGSDGLHDWRNAVREDFMQHINGLRNEVDLLI; encoded by the coding sequence ATGCGGAAGTACCAGCAGCTGGTGCTGCTCCTAATCTCCTGCCTCAGCGTGGGCATACTCCTGATGTACAAGACCGAGAACAACCGCCTTAAATACGTTCTCAAGTACGTCAACTTCTTCGGGCGCAACGATGCCGCAGTTCTCCGACGCCTGGAAAATGGAACAAAGGAGGATGGACCCCAGGCCGTCCTGTGGCGCCCGCTGCCCGTGTGGCAGATGATCGGCGACTCCTTCCACGCCTACTCCGCCTACTGGATGCGCAACGAGTTGGTGGCCGGCGGCGAAGCCCACGTCCTGGTCGTCGGCAAGAAGGGAGCTGTGGTGGACTTCCGATGCACCCTAGACCTCCAGGGTGGGCGCAGTGTGCAGGGAAAGTTTCGCTTCCAGCGGGACTCCATTGAGAGCCTGGTGGACGACAAGTCCTCCAACTTCACCAGCTATCACTTCTTCTGCCAAGTGAGCCGCGATTTCGGTCAGCCCGGCAGTGTCTCCTTTACGGAcatcaccaccaccaccaggaGTCCGGTGAAGCTGCGCCTGCGGAACTTGAAGCCAGCGGGCAAGAAGAGCGACAGCAAACAGGTGGCAGCAGTTCCTTCTCGACTGCCGGCCACCATCTGCGTGGATCTCGTGGGCTTTAACATGACCTCCAGGTTCGCTCGCAGCGAGAACGCCCTGCTGCAGTTCTTCCTGTTCCACCAGGCCATAGGCATCGATAATTTTCTGGTGTACAACTACGACGAGCTGCCCGAGGAAGTGATTCACCTGCTGGACCGGACCAACATTAATCTTTACGGTCTTCCATTTAACTTTCCTTTTCGGCAAACCAACGGCACACAGTCACGGATCCATCAACTGTTGCTCACGGACTGCCTGCTGCGGAATGTGAACCACGCCAGCTTCACTCTATTACTCCGTCCCAACGAGCTGTTCTTCCCCAACTCTCGATTCTCTGTAGACCAGGCCAAGGGATCGCTCCAACAGCAACTAAGACACTTCTCCTCGGAAACCTCTCGCTTTGAACTGGCCACCATGTCTGTGTGCTATGACGAACGAAAGAAACTGCTGCCCGACAACGTTCAGTACGATCCGGAGCGAAGATCCGCGTACAAATCGTTGCTGAATCGCCTGGAGCAGCCACCTGCGCAACTCTTGGCTAGCACGGCCGAGGTGGAACTGTCATTGTCCACCGGGTTTGTGCATCGCTACGTGGACTGCGATCACGTGGGCAGCGACGGCCTGCACGACTGGCGCAACGCAGTGCGTGAGGACTTTATGCAGCACATCAACGGTCTGCGTAACGAGGTGGACCTACTCATCTAA
- the LOC119551412 gene encoding WD repeat-containing protein CG11141, translating to MASSKELCSIREWAPLTEIIEQIPARLQRGFFPANLNLTCVDATEEFLAMGSDAGIVFWYNRHTGEMQKLKAEAATRITCVRVVNSVEYMVAAGCANGQVSIFQIQKELPRDLDLVAPCTRSRPIERYTIRDLHKCVVSCCEWSKNGMKLYSGDRQGVVVLTEFDYQAHLSKSVEILSEAYEIVQLSVKQSLLLVATLYRCIVCQLDVHTSEWSITQVGKKDRKQLIDCGAVFLKKQTENQAQLVCGRPGLRFWVADAAGNVSKTVLFRDAVMRSPTWEIPILNPKPRSEPSSSQHAAAASTSTRQPGTEDGYVASSNFRQLYLYDGHDSLLVTHDDATLYILNLDKLKVEAVARGFRKILDFCVCGKEIFVLEGDRTLLRLAPLPEPPNKTVKVIFNPLMPPPVPVLGSSHYSQLESPVEPLADPVLQNAEECFEQSPVEDLDLNVPIEMAVESPLVQQNRRLEIFRRIGQMDFEQSIVHCSRKTAVGKSPEASGSGIVEIGHETHELRLPLTNAATLMEASYCQLENNGLASPLDMKAAFLAHLPDALSPNTLQKTVAEKAKSLAAELDIPEVHLSPLSEEELRAAQVQAPQLSESLIRCYPTHLEEASVQTTSRQSPLNTEDDYNAGQPVDGIRAVAPSKPKMAPLKFVMSQPKPKLSLKVEKEEEEYTSFLPDFRRAGDPLRKETPATSDSNNSSEWEFLDN from the exons ATGGCCAGCAGCAAGGAGTTGTGCTCCATCCGGGAGTGGGCGCCGCTGACGGAGATAATCGAGCAAATTCCGGCACGGCTGCAACGCGGTTTCTTTCCGGCCAATCTCAACCTGACCTGTGTGGACGCCACCGAGGAGTTCCTGGCCATGGGCAGTGACGCGGGCATCGTGTTCTGGTACAACCGCCACACGGGCGAGATGCAGAAGCTCAAGGCGGAG GCGGCTACTCGAATAACTTGCGTGCGGGTTGTCAACTCCGTGGAGTACATGGTAGCGGCTGGATGCGCCAACGGGCAGGTGAGCATCTTCCAAATACAGAAGGAGCTACCTAGAGACTTGGACCTGGTGGCTCCCTGCACCCGGAGCCGGCCCATCGAGCGCTACACCATCCGGGATCTGCACAAGTGCGTGGTCAGCTGCTGCGAGTGGTCCAAGAACGGGATGAAGCTCTACTCGGGCGATCGCCAAGGCGTGGTGGTGCTCACGGAGTTCGACTACCAGGCG CACCTCAGCAAGTCCGTGGAGATCCTGAGCGAGGCCTACGAGATAGTGCAGCTCAGTGTGAAGCAGAGCCTCCTCCTAGTGGCCACGCTCTACCGCTGCATCGTATGCCAGCTCGACGTACACACCTCGGAGTGGAGCATCACCCAGGTGGGCAAGAAGGATCGTAAGCAGCTCATCGATTGCGGCGCAGTCTTTCTCAAGAAACAGACCGAAAACCAGGCACAGCTCGTCTGCGGGCGACCTGGACTGCGCTTCTGGGTGGCCGATGCCGCGGGCAATGTGTCCAAGACCGTGCTTTTCAGAGACGCTGTGATGCGCAGCCCCACCTGGGAGATACCCATACTGAACCCCAAACCGCGCAGTGAGCCGTCCAGCAGTCAGCATGCGGCTGCAGCTTCCACTTCTACTAGGCAACCTGGAACGGAGGATGGCTACGTGGCCAGTAGCAACTTTCGGCAGCTGTACCTGTACGATGGCCACGATTCCTTGTTGGTTACCCACGACGATGCCACCCTGTATATACTTAACTTGGATAAACTCAAAGTGGAAGCCGTGGCGCGTGGATTCCGAAAGATCCTTGACTTCTGCGTCTGTGGCAAAGAGATCTTCGTACTTGAGGGCGATCGTACTTTGCTGCGCCTGGCTCCTTTGCCCGAGCCACCCAATAAGACGGTCAAGGTCATATTCAATCCGCTGATGCCGCCTCCAGTTCCCGTCTTGGGATCTTCGCACTATTCACAGCTGGAGTCGCCGGTGGAGCCCCTTGCGGATCCAGTTCTGCAGAATGCGGAGGAGTGTTTCGAGCAGTCGCCGGTGGAGGATCTGGATCTTAATGTGCCCATTGAAATGGCGGTGGAGTCACCTTTGGTTCAGCAGAACCGCCGCTTGGAAATCTTCCGTCGCATTGGCCAGATGGACTTTGAGCAGTCCATCGTCCACTGCAGCCGAAAGACTGCTGTGGGTAAATCGCCTGAAGCCAGTGGTTCGGGTATTGTTGAGATTGGCCATGAGACCCATGAACTACGGTTACCGCTTACCAATGCCGCGACCCTAATGGAGGCCAGCTACTGTCAGTTAGAAAA CAATGGCCTTGCTTCGCCGCTGGACATGAAGGCAGCCTTCCTGGCGCACCTGCCCGATGCCCTAAGTCCCAACACTTTGCAGAAGACCGTTGCGGAAAAAGCAAAATCGCTGGCTGCCGAGTTGGACATTCCGGAGGTGCATCTGTCCCCATTGTCCGAGGAGGAGCTTCGTGCTGCCCAGGTGCAGGCTCCCCAACTAAGCGAATCACTAATCAGGTGCTATCCTACGCACCTGGAAGAGGCCAGTGTTCAAACGACTTCCCGGCAAAGTCCACTTAACACAGAGGATGATTATAATGCAGGTCAACCCGTGGATGGGATTAGGGCCGTAGCTCCCTCAAAGCCCAAAATGGCTCCGCTAAAGTTTGTCATGAGCCAGCCGAAGCCGAAACTGTCGCTGAAAGTGGaaaaggaggaggaggagtacACCAGCTTCCTCCCTGACTTTCGGCGAGCTGGCGATCCTCTGCGCAAGGAAACACCGGCCACCAGTGACTCAAACAACTCCAGCGAGTGGGAGTTCTTGGACAACTAG
- the LOC119550801 gene encoding inositol-3-phosphate synthase: protein MKPTNNSTLEVISPKVQVDDEFITTDYDYQTSHVKRTANGQLQVQPQTTALKIRTGRQVPKLGVMLVGWGGNNGSTLTAALEANRRQLKWRKRTGIQEANWFGSITQASTVFIGSDEVGGDVYVPMKELLPMVEPDNIIVDGWDISGLHLGDAMRRAEVLDVALQDQIYDKLAQMRPRASIYDPDFIAANQSDRADNLIRGSRLEQYEQIRKDIRDFRESSGVDSVIVLWTANTERFSEVQAGLNTTSQELLASLKANHSEVSPSTIFAMASIAEGCTYINGSPQNTFVPGLIQLAEEKKVFIAGDDFKSGQTKIKSVLVDFLVGAGIKPVSIASYNHLGNNDGKNLSAPQQFRSKEISKSNVVDDMVASNKLLYGPDEHPDHVVVIKYVPYVGDSKRAMDEYTSEIMMGGHNTLVIHNTCEDSLLATPLILDLVILGELSTRIQLRSAENESAPWVPFKPVLSLLSYLCKAPLVPQGSQVVNSLFRQRAAIENILRGCIGLPPISHMTLEQRFDFATITNEPPVKRAKTLGQPCAFESATNGKKLHSNGHTNGSAKLAANGNGH, encoded by the exons ATGAAGCCCACCAACAACTCAACGCTGGAAGTCATCTCCCCCAAAGTGCAGGTGGACGATGAATTCATCACAACCGACTACGATTACCAGACGTCTCATGTGAAGCGTACCGCCAATGGACAGTTGCAG GTGCAACCCCAAACCACGGCGCTGAAGATACGCACGGGTCGCCAGGTGCCCAAGTTGGGCGTGATGCTGGTGGGATGGGGTGGCAACAACGGCTCCACCCTGACCGCCGCCCTGGAGGCCAATCGCCGCCAGCTGAAGTGGCGCAAGCGGACGGGCATCCAGGAGGCTAACTGGTTCGGCTCCATCACCCAGGCCTCCACCGTGTTCATTGGATCCGATGAGGTCGGCGGCGATGTCTACGTGCCCATGAAGGAGCTGCTGCCAATGGTGGAGCCCGACAATATTATCGTCGACGGCTGGGACATAAGCGGTCTCCACTTGGGCGACGCCATGCGCAGGGCCGAAGTCCTGGACGTGGCTCTGCAGGATCAGATCTATGACAAACTGGCTCAGATGCGACCACGTGCGTCCATCTATGATCCGGACTTCATTGCGGCCAATCAGTCGGACCGGGCCGACAACTTAATCCGTGGATCTCGGCTGGAGCAGTACGAGCAGATCCGTAAGGACATCCGTGACTTCCGCGAGAGCAGCGGCGTCGATTCGGTCATCGTTCTGTGGACCGCCAACACGGAGCGCTTCTCTGAAGTCCAGGCGGGACTGAACACCACCAGCCAGGAGCTCCTCGCCTCCCTGAAGGCCAACCACTCGGAGGTGTCGCCTTCGACGATCTTCGCAATGGCCAGCATCGCCGAGGGG TGCACATACATCAATGGCTCTCCGCAGAACACCTTTGTGCCCGGACTCATCCAGCTGGCCGAAGAGAAGAAGGTCTTCATTGCCGGCGATGACTTCAAGTCCGGTCAGACGAAGATCAAGAGCGTTCTGGTGGACTTCCTGGTGGGAGCTGGCATCAAGCCGGTGTCCATTGCCAGTTACAACCACCTGGGCAACAACGATGGAAAGAATCTGTCCGCTCCCCAGCAGTTCCGCTCCAAGGAG ATCTCCAAGAGCAACGTGGTGGACGACATGGTGGCCTCCAACAAGCTGCTCTACGGACCCGATGAGCACCCCGACCATGTGGTGGTGATCAAGTATGTGCCCTATGTGGGCGACAGCAAGCGGGCCATGGACGAGTACACATCGGAGATCATGATGGGCGGCCACAATACGCTGGTTATCCACAATACGTGCGAGGACTCGCTGCTGGCCACACCCCTGATCCTGGACCTGGTAATCCTTGGCGAGCTGAGCACCCGCATCCAGCTGCGCAGTGCTGAGAACGAATCCGCCCCGTGGGTTCCCTTCAAGCCGGTCCTCTCCCTGCTAAGCTACCTGTGCAAGGCGCCTCTGGTGCCACAGGGCTCCCAGGTGGTCAACTCGCTCTTCCGCCAGCGCGCCGCCATCGAGAACATCCTGCGCGGCTGCATCGGTCTGCCGCCCATCTCACACATGACCCTGGAGCAGCGG TTCGACTTCGCCACCATCACGAATGAGCCACCTGTGAAGCGGGCCAAGACCCTGGGCCAACCCTGTGCCTTTGAATCAGCCACCAATGGCAAGAAGCTCCATTCCAATGGACACACCAACGGATCCGCTAAGCTGGCCGCCAACGGAAATGGCCACTGA
- the LOC119549301 gene encoding uncharacterized protein LOC119549301, whose amino-acid sequence MSNTSVRPIPTLKGIFSVPRPTPSRNFLKENKVSLRSLEKTTSQKLAAKEPVRPKWMPPLRRTSSEVGDSKAEKPPTRGKPGQQNSLQNTRSNSRSQHQLAVAIPTEGERFDGLEERDPLLYDPSEEFEVDHIPEPSTDPSSDRCLSCGTNRSSTSIGIQTEDITDELYLTNALKKCNFDSQSVMEDPRTKYDDNYNPMRYENEKDLEQLPLSARSNSSKQSRFHMSEMEAMAETEPMNYGASDDEAPLSARSRFTTASNVTTITSKSKRREHKLGSRDEVRLPRYLEKQKREKAVAKQLADSQDPDCPRGHVVLSDQDRLTHLTNAKKRYEQLVNELNHMPMTAQTLRVQNRKAEIDRELTIVEEDIRIYSKAKVFVPANKSRQL is encoded by the exons ATGTCTAACACTTCAGTTCGCCCCATTCCCACGCTGAAGGGCATCTTTTCGGTGCCGC GCCCCACACCGTCTAGAAACTTTCTCAAGGAAAACAAGGTGAGCCTGCGCTCCCTGGAGAAGACCACCAGCCAGAAGTTGGCCGCCAAGGAACCAGTGCGTCCGAAATGGATGCCACCGCTGCGACGCACTTCCTCCGAGGTGGGGGACTCAAAAGCGGAGAAGCCACCGACCAGGGGCAAGCCTGGACAACAGAACTCTCTGCAGAACACCCGCAGCAACTCGCGTTCCCAGCACCAACTGGCAGTGGCCATTCCGACGGAAGGTGAACGCTTCGATGGCCTGGAGGAGCGCGATCCCCTTCTATACGACCCCTCGGAGGAATTCGAGGTCGACCACATCCCAGAGCCTTCAACCGACCCATCTTCGGATCGCTGCCTATCCTGCGGCACCAATCGCAGCTCCACCAGCATCGGCATTCAGACCGAGGACATAACTGACGAACTGTATCTCACAAATGCACTTAAAAA ATGCAATTTTGATAGTCAATCTGTAATGGAGGATCCACGCACAAAGTACGACGATAACTATAACCCAATGCGCTATGAAAACGAGAAGGATTTGGAACAGCTACCGCTTTCAGCGCGCTCGAACTCGTCGAAACAGAGTCGCTTTCACATGTCCGAAATGGAGGCCATGGCGGAGACTGAGCCAATGAACTACGGCGCCTCGGACGATGAGGCACCACTCAGTGCCCGCAGTCGCTTCACAACGGCCTCCAATGTCACCACCATCACTTCTAAATCAAAGCGTCGTGAGCACAAGCTGGGAT CTCGGGATGAGGTGCGCTTGCCGCGTTACTTGGAGAAACAGAAACGCGAAAAGGCCGTGGCCAAGCAACTGGCTGACTCGCAGGATCCCGACTGTCCACGTGGTCATGTAGTGCTCAGCGATCAGGATCGCCTGACCCATCTTACCAATGCCAAGAAAC GCTACGAACAGCTCGTCAATGAGCTTAATCACATGCCCATGACCGCACAGACCTTGCGGGTGCAAAACCGCAAGGCGGAGATCGACAGGGAGTTGACCATCGTTGAGGAGGACATTCGCATATACTCGAAGGCGAAGGTGTTTGTGCCGGCCAACAAGTCGCGCCAACTGTAG